The DNA sequence TTTGATGCGACTTTCATGAGCGGTACTTCTCTTGGTGATCGCTGCTCTCCGTTTAGAGGATCTACTGTGCCGGCAACTGCTGTTCTCAACATGACGGATCAGCAAGTCGTCCACTACTCTAGCGCTGCTGCTGCCAGGCGCGCGCAACAACCTCCCCAGTCATCATACACCATACCCCGCTTTGGTGCTCCCGGAGGTCCTCAACTGGTTCCTGCAGGTACGCCACCCCCTCTGCATGGCTCATACCGTGGAGCTTTCGGCGGTGCCAACGGACGTGGTGGAGGTATGGCTCCACGCCAGGCTCCACAAGGACAACAGACGCTACCAATCCATGGGGGCCCACCTCGCGGCGGTCGGGGCGGTTTCGCTCCCCGCGGAGGTCAAGCCAACGGCCATCAAAATCAGGCTCCCAATGGGGCTAACCCTCGTGGTACTCTCCGTGGCGGCTCCAATGACTTTGTACCGCGCGGACGAGGAGGTGGCTTCAAAGGCCGAGGTGGCTTCACCGTCATCGACAACACCGATCCTACTGAGGGTGTCGTCCCCAACAACCCCAACTTCCAGCCACGCAACTATTCAAACGTACCCCCGCCGGCTAACTTGGATGGTGGACGTGGCAGAGGACGAGGCCGCGGTCGTGGAGGTCGTGGACGAGGAGGGTCCAGGGGCAGTGCGCCAGCTGCTGCACAGTAGATGGAGTATGCCAGGATTACTGTGACACATTCATCGTTCTGTAGAATCATGTATTTCCAGCGTGTGCGTGTTAGCGTGGCGTTACGGCGTTGAGCTTCATCATGGCATTAGGAAAGCATTTGGACGGTGCATGTAGAAAGTACGGGTAAGATAGACACGATTGGAGAGGATGGGAAGGTCACATGGCTGCGCAGTATTGATACCCACATCAGGTTATCTGTAGCTACGATAATACAACTATCCTCTCATAATTTGCATTACGCTGGTGTCAAAGAAATATTTCGTGACTGTACTCCGAGTATGACTTGGACTAGCGTCGATGTGGACCCTGGCGTGTCATAGGGCTGAGGTCCGATTCCCGTGCGGCAGCTCCAGATACGTGTTAGGACCTTGGGGGACCACCGAAAGCTACGTCTCCACAACTAGAGCTTCGCGCTCAACAGCCCACCTCTTTCTTTTACTCTGCTTCTTATAGCCCCTAGAATTCGCTATATAGAGCCTTGCGCTCCCCCTTGCTTTCAGGATGCACTCGGCCCTTGTGCGTCTCCAAAATGTCTTTGGCTTCTTCACCACCGTCGCTTTCACAGTCGCGACTGTAATTGCGCTCAGTAGTTTCATAACCCCACAAAACCCCTCGGCCAACATATCGCTGCGAAATGTACAAGTAGTCAAGGGTCGACCGCATTACTACTCACCCAAGCGGGAGGAGTATGCGCATATTAAGTTCGACTTGGACGCTGGTAAGTCTCTCATCCATGAGTCTTGCAAATATAACTACCACCACAACCGGTGCATACAGCAGTAATCGCTAACACGCTCAATCCACAGACCTCACCACGCTCTTCAACTGGAACACGAAGCAAATCTTCCTCTACCTAAAAGCCGTCTACCCCTCCACACGCGCCTCAGAACCCCCCTCGGAAGCCATAATCTGGGACGCCATTCTCGCCTCCTCATCCGCACCCTGGAACCAAAACCACTTCATCCACCCAGACCCCAAATCCAAGCTCCCCAAGCTCTCCGCCAAGAAACGCGCGGCCGCAAAACAGAAAATCGTCTCCCCTTACCCCATCGGCGAACTGCACTTGCAGAACCAGAAGCCGAAATACCAAATTACCGACATCACGGGTAAGCTAGGTAACCGCACCGATGTGGTGCTGGAGCTGGGCTGGAATGTACAACCCTGGGTGGGCGCGTTGACGTGGACGAACTGGAATAAGGTGGGTGTTTGGCAGGGGCTTGAGGGCGGCAAGAGTAATGCGTTCAAGTTTCCTGAGGTGGGGGCTAAGGCGGCGAAGCCTAAGGATTTGGAGACGGAGAAGGGGGCCGAGGGGTATAGGTTGGAGGTTGGTGGAGAACAGCCGTTGAGGAAGGCTGTTTAGGATGGTTGATATATATAAAGAATGTGGGCTGGCGTGTTGGGGGTGGAGATGCGCGCACTGGGTTCCTATATTATGGGCGTGTTTGGTGGATATGGAGATACCCGTCATGGGACTTTGGGTGGGGGAAAAGGGCATGGCCTGGGATAGTATGTTTGCAATGAGAATGGATAAGATTGATTATACTatctattcaccacacttGTCTCTCAGCCCGTACTATCACTCATCCATCACCAGTGTATGCGCGTTAATAAGCCAACCATTTCCACCCTTATATGATGCATCTCCCCTTCCTCAATCGAACATGACTTCAGAGCAACGTTTGAAATACCGAACCCAACTTTGGACCTGACTTCCCATGTACCGTAATCTCCCTGTATCGTCAACGAGATACGGAGAGACTTGTAACATGCGGTGTGAAGACTTCCGAGGAACCACTGCGCACCGTAGCGGCTTGATATGCCGTCAGTTGGTGCTTGAGCAACGCATTCCATTTGAAGCAATGATGAGTCTGGAATGAGTAAAATCAAACTCTACACAGAATCTATCTGCTCATAATGTACTCGGGCAGTTTCATGTCACATTCTTGAACTCGCAACAATGCACACATCCCGTCTTTGTACCACATTCCAATACACCCATCCCTCCCATCATCCACCTCGTACCATTGGCTTACGCACCCATCTTGTTTGTTTTGACACGCCCATCCCAAGAATTCAACACCATGTCGTATAACTTCTCCCGCGACGCGACTGACACAACATGTCTAAGCCAGGCAGCTTCCTGTCACTCCTTCAGGTGCATCCAATCGACCTTGTCTTACTTACTGTCTCTCATTAAACCCTTCTTACTGACAGCCCACAATGCGGGCCCTGGTTCTCGGAGCGCTGCTCGTGCAGACGCTGCATGCCCAGCAGGTCTCAGATGACATTATAGATGCCAGTACCACAGGCGCTGCTATAAGCGACGTCACCGCCGATGCCCTAGCACCGCTACTTACCCCCGGCCCAGACGAGCCTTCAGAGTCTGATCTCTCGTCTCTGGCGGATGGCGGTGTAGACGCTACCATCGACGCCGGTGCCGACGCCGCGGCTTCCGTCACTGTCGACGCGTCTGGTAGCGAAATCACTCCTGGTCCACTGGACTACACGTCCGAGCTGAGCGATTACATGTCTACACTTCCCGTTGGCACCGCCGATGTTATCGTCAGTACTAGCGTTGCATCTGATGATGCCAATGCGGTGCCTACGCCCGATGTCTTCGACCCGTTGGGGACAACACCTACCGACGACGGTTCTGCGTTTGCAACGCCGGATCCCAACGGCGCTATTGTGTTCAACGGGACGGATTGGACTTTCCCGCCGGAATCCGCATCGATAGACTCTGCGTCTACAGACTCTGGACCGGATTTTTTGAATGGCTTTGCTGTTTCGACGCCCAGTGAGGATCCGGCGGTTGATGCTGCGGCTACGGGTCTTGCAGATGATTCGGATTTTACTGGTGTTGCTACAGCGACAGATGGGGGGTGAGGATGTGGGTGCTTCTACGACGGCGGCAGCGGAGTTGGAGTTTCCGTATACGACAGATTATGCTGATGCGGCGGCACCGACGTCTTCCGGACTGTTGTTGGATGCCGACGGCATTCCTATTGTTTCTGATATTGCTACCGCAGATGCTGGGCTTGCAGCTTCAGAGACTTCTTCTGATGACTTTTCTGGGGCTACATCGACATCCCTTCCGGGTGACGACGACAGTGGCTTGTTCAATCAGCCACCTCAACCTGGCACTGCTACTTCACAAGGCTTCAATGCACCGCTCATTACCCCTGTTGTGGCAGATGCATCATCAGGCGTCGGAGCCCAGGACTATGACACCACCTCCGATGACAGCGAGTGCCCCTGGTGGTGTCTCGGAGGCGTCAACAACAATGGTGGCGGCTACACTGGTAGTTACCCCAGCGATGTTGCTAGTCCcagcagcggcagcggcGGTGATGGAACCGAGTATCCCGATGACGGCAACCAATATGCTGGCGGTGATGATGGCAGCAGTGGCACTGACGATGGGACCGATTACTCGAGCGATACCTATCCCTCCGTCAGGAGATTCTTGAGAAGAGCGCTTCGCAAGCGGCAGAACGGCTTTGCGGCATTCAACTGACCTTCTGCTTCTACGCCTACGGTGGCTAGCCAAGGGGtagctgctgctgctgctgctccTCTTTCTGCTGTAGACTATAGATCTGGATGTCCGGCCAGTTGCTACGGTAGCTCTTCGTCTGCAGGTGCTTTGCCAACGCCGACAGGCACTGGACAACCGCTGCTTACCAGACGCCCGTTTTATACTAGTATGATGAGCTACGGCTCTGGGTACGGTAACTCGTCGTTCGGAGTATTGCCAACGGCTGTTCCGGCATCTACTTGTGGTTACGGTTTCGGTGCAGATTGTTCTGACACCTCTGTCCCGGCCTTACCTCCCGCAGGTACTGCAAGCCAGCCCGCTGGAACAAACACAGGTGCTAGCACTCTGCTCACCCTTCCGTCTCCTAGCTCACCACTCACCTCACACCCCGCCTCGCCCCTCGCCCCTCGCTGTCGCAAACGCCTCTCCATCCGGCGTCGATTACACTGGAGATACCTTGGCAAGCGTCTGCCCCTTGACTTGGAATCCTATATTCCCAAACCTCAACTTCTGCGACATCACCACCAGCTGCACGACAACAGGCGGCGGACAGGGCAGGACTTGTTGTGCGTGCCGAGCGGGGTACCGCGCCAGTCGCTGGAACGAAAAGGATTTTACAAAGCAGTTCCAGGTGCCAGGTCAGCTGTATGTCTATGTTGCGCCTGGGGTGGTGTGTGATCAGGTTTGCGACGATATCATGTGCAGTGAGGTGTTGCAACGGCCACTATGTCAGTAGGGTGGTTAGCATGCGGGAGTGGCGAACTGGAGGTTTCGAGAAAATGAAAGATAGACGGAAGAGGAACGTAATGTTGTTATTATAAATTTATGCTTCGGTCTCTGTCTGACATTCCATGCTGATAGCATGCTTTGCATTCGATACTTCGCCCAACTTCCAGGTTTCCGGGCGTTCCCATGGCGTGTTGTGCGACACATATCCTAGTAAATCTGGTGAAATCCGGTGAAAATATGCAAAGAATTCTGACTCATAGGAATCGCACAGGATACACGTGGTAGGCAAGAGTACGCCACGATCTGCACTTATTAGTCTAGCCATAAGCCGTCATCAACCCGTATACTTCCAGCAAAGC is a window from the Pyrenophora tritici-repentis strain M4 chromosome 7, whole genome shotgun sequence genome containing:
- a CDS encoding SPC22 multi-domain protein — protein: MHSALVRLQNVFGFFTTVAFTVATVIALSSFITPQNPSANISLRNVQVVKGRPHYYSPKREEYAHIKFDLDADLTTLFNWNTKQIFLYLKAVYPSTRASEPPSEAIIWDAILASSSAPWNQNHFIHPDPKSKLPKLSAKKRAAAKQKIVSPYPIGELHLQNQKPKYQITDITGKLGNRTDVVLELGWNVQPWVGALTWTNWNKVGVWQGLEGGKSNAFKFPEVGAKAAKPKDLETEKGAEGYRLEVGGEQPLRKAV